In one Paenibacillus sp. JQZ6Y-1 genomic region, the following are encoded:
- a CDS encoding arylamine N-acetyltransferase family protein — protein MKEIISLFEKRLHMNEGALADESMRLEQLNELLEQMALVLPFENRRVLTEDAYRVDRDSLLERLLLHRSGGLCYELNTLLYYVLSAKGMDVSLVQGQVYDAALGDWLSMGNSHILIILQLNEQQYLVDNGFGIRLPLRAVPLHGNPVVSRNGEFRISTEDGYCILQQKQLHQSPDWQICYRFRLDDVIDESVVNDIQQLVRQHPDSKFNKSVLITRCTDTGSMTLTDHSYTVVNHGDIQKEPIDDQQFAVLVRDTFQLDV, from the coding sequence ATGAAAGAAATTATTTCGCTGTTTGAGAAACGATTACATATGAATGAAGGGGCTTTAGCGGATGAATCGATGCGGCTGGAGCAACTGAACGAGCTATTGGAACAGATGGCGCTAGTGCTGCCGTTTGAGAATCGAAGAGTGCTTACAGAGGATGCGTATCGCGTGGATCGTGACTCGCTGCTGGAGCGGCTATTGCTGCATCGTAGTGGAGGTCTCTGCTATGAGCTGAATACCTTGCTGTACTATGTGTTATCCGCTAAAGGCATGGATGTATCGCTTGTACAAGGGCAGGTCTATGACGCAGCGCTGGGCGACTGGTTAAGTATGGGTAATTCGCATATACTGATTATTCTGCAACTGAACGAGCAGCAGTATCTGGTCGACAATGGATTTGGCATCCGATTGCCGCTACGCGCTGTTCCTTTACATGGCAATCCTGTGGTCAGCCGGAACGGCGAGTTCCGCATATCCACAGAGGATGGATATTGTATTCTTCAGCAAAAACAGCTGCATCAAAGTCCAGACTGGCAGATATGCTATCGTTTCCGATTGGATGATGTCATTGATGAATCAGTAGTCAACGATATTCAGCAGTTGGTACGTCAGCACCCTGATTCCAAATTCAACAAGTCGGTGCTGATTACCCGCTGCACAGACACTGGCAGCATGACACTGACCGATCATTCCTATACCGTTGTAAATCATGGTGATATTCAAAAAGAGCCTATTGATGATCAGCAATTTGCCGTTCTCGTGCGTGATACTTTCCAATTGGATGTATAA
- a CDS encoding sensor histidine kinase, whose protein sequence is MNNWKDLFRKTTGGVNLYIWLLFFLLPFYFIFNKFTIGYVIAGVLMIIVFFTSNLLSLIIKGRQIYVWFGVQIVLSIVVGLMFGFIYFSLFLAFFIGTVHHRIGFWVLYVINLLSTLGLTYSSIISDLDQFLSQLPLLVINLTAVILVPIHAHNKSREDHLQGQLNDANRKISELVKLEERQRIARDLHDTLGQKLSLIGLKSELAYKLIESNPQKAEQEMLDVRQTARTALNEVRELVTRMRGMRLDEELFRVQQILDVAEIKLHLSQNNDTEDISLISENVLAMCLKEAINNVVRHSEATQCDISLESSATEFVLTVQDNGSGIDLKRQKYAGNGLKGIKERLEFVNGSLSVSSNQGTILRMVVPNAVQRQL, encoded by the coding sequence ATGAACAATTGGAAAGACCTGTTTCGGAAAACGACAGGCGGCGTCAATCTATACATCTGGCTGTTGTTTTTCCTGCTTCCGTTTTACTTTATCTTTAATAAGTTTACGATTGGTTATGTAATCGCCGGTGTGCTGATGATCATCGTATTTTTCACCTCGAATTTGCTGTCCCTGATCATTAAGGGGCGGCAAATTTATGTTTGGTTCGGGGTGCAAATTGTGCTGTCGATCGTAGTAGGGTTGATGTTCGGATTCATTTACTTCTCCCTGTTTCTGGCGTTCTTCATCGGCACGGTGCATCACCGGATCGGCTTCTGGGTGCTCTACGTGATCAATCTACTTAGTACACTCGGACTGACGTACAGTAGCATCATTTCCGACTTGGATCAGTTTCTGTCCCAACTGCCGCTACTCGTTATCAATCTGACAGCAGTCATTCTCGTGCCGATTCATGCGCATAACAAATCGCGTGAGGATCATCTACAAGGACAGCTGAACGATGCCAATCGCAAAATCTCCGAGCTGGTGAAGCTTGAGGAGCGTCAGCGCATTGCCCGTGATCTGCATGATACACTGGGACAGAAGCTGTCCCTAATTGGTCTGAAAAGTGAGCTGGCATACAAGCTGATTGAGAGCAATCCGCAAAAGGCAGAGCAAGAGATGCTAGATGTGCGACAGACTGCTCGTACTGCGCTCAATGAAGTCCGTGAATTGGTCACACGCATGAGAGGCATGCGGCTGGATGAGGAGTTGTTCCGGGTGCAGCAGATACTGGATGTGGCGGAGATTAAGCTGCATTTATCTCAGAACAACGATACGGAGGATATTTCGCTAATTAGTGAGAATGTATTAGCGATGTGTCTCAAAGAAGCGATCAACAATGTCGTGCGTCATAGTGAAGCAACGCAGTGCGACATTTCGCTAGAGTCCAGTGCCACGGAATTTGTATTGACCGTGCAGGATAATGGCTCCGGTATCGATCTGAAACGTCAGAAATATGCTGGCAATGGGCTAAAAGGAATCAAAGAACGGTTAGAATTTGTCAATGGTAGCCTGTCGGTATCGTCGAATCAAGGCACGATACTGCGTATGGTCGTACCAAACGCAGTACAGCGCCAATTGTAA
- a CDS encoding response regulator transcription factor: MINIVIAEDQRMLLGALASLLDLEKDMNVIGKATNGAEAVELVHALKPDICIMDIEMPAKSGLDAAEELRDQSDCKIIILTTFARTGYFERARQAGIHGYLLKDSPIEELSHTIRMVMAGRKIYASELIDEGYREKSPLTEREHAVLELIADGKNTREISNELFITTGTVRNYVSIIMDKLNVSNRIEAIKHFKEKGWFKS, from the coding sequence ATGATCAATATTGTCATTGCGGAGGATCAGCGCATGCTGCTCGGCGCGCTGGCTTCGCTGCTCGATCTGGAAAAGGATATGAACGTAATCGGCAAAGCTACGAATGGAGCAGAGGCGGTAGAGCTTGTTCATGCGTTGAAGCCAGATATTTGTATCATGGATATTGAGATGCCTGCCAAAAGCGGTTTGGATGCTGCGGAGGAGCTGCGTGATCAGAGTGATTGCAAGATTATCATATTGACGACATTCGCACGTACGGGTTATTTTGAACGTGCTCGTCAGGCAGGGATTCATGGCTATTTGCTCAAGGATAGCCCGATTGAAGAGCTGTCGCATACAATTCGTATGGTGATGGCGGGGCGCAAAATTTATGCTTCTGAGCTAATTGACGAAGGATATCGTGAGAAAAGTCCACTTACCGAGCGTGAACATGCCGTACTGGAATTGATCGCCGATGGCAAAAATACGCGCGAAATCTCCAATGAGCTTTTTATTACGACAGGTACGGTGCGCAATTATGTCTCAATCATTATGGATAAGCTGAATGTGAGCAATCGCATCGAAGCAATCAAGCATTTTAAGGAAAAAGGCTGGTTCAAGTCATAA
- a CDS encoding AraC family transcriptional regulator: MNSVDERQRLDHALQQLQQIITRHTPTTGTCQTSIPLLSIVRAEEVSEPLITVYKPSICIVVQGAKTAMLADEMYRYDPDSFLITSVDLPIMGRISEASSEIPYLGLKLSFDTDVILDVVRMMEHPLPSTTETSQGITINPMSSPILDTVVRLLQLLDHPEDIAVLSPLIIRELVYRILQSEQGHVLYPFAVTDSYSSRIAATIQVIKREYNKPLEMEQLARDVHLSSSAFHKHFKRITTMSPLQYQKTIRLQEAQRLMLTEAMQAADAAFLVGYESPSQFSREYARLYGKPPMQNIQDMRNLLADTQVSVK; the protein is encoded by the coding sequence ATGAACTCAGTAGATGAACGTCAGCGTCTAGACCATGCATTACAGCAGCTTCAACAGATCATCACACGACATACGCCTACAACAGGGACATGTCAGACGAGCATTCCTCTTTTATCCATCGTACGCGCGGAGGAAGTATCGGAACCGCTCATTACGGTCTACAAGCCATCGATCTGCATCGTCGTTCAGGGAGCCAAGACTGCGATGCTTGCTGATGAAATGTACCGTTATGATCCTGATTCCTTTCTGATTACGTCTGTCGATCTACCGATTATGGGGCGGATTAGTGAAGCATCGTCGGAGATTCCTTATCTAGGGCTAAAATTAAGTTTTGATACCGATGTGATTCTGGATGTCGTTCGTATGATGGAGCATCCGTTACCATCCACTACCGAAACTAGTCAAGGGATCACGATCAATCCGATGTCGTCGCCGATACTGGATACGGTCGTGCGGCTGCTGCAATTGCTGGATCATCCAGAGGATATTGCGGTGCTATCCCCTCTGATCATTCGTGAGCTAGTTTACCGTATTCTGCAAAGTGAACAGGGGCATGTGTTATATCCGTTTGCAGTTACAGACAGCTACTCGTCCCGTATTGCAGCAACCATTCAAGTCATCAAGCGTGAGTACAACAAGCCGCTAGAAATGGAACAGCTGGCACGTGATGTTCATTTGAGCAGTTCGGCATTTCATAAGCATTTTAAACGCATTACAACGATGAGCCCGTTGCAATATCAGAAAACGATTCGTTTGCAGGAAGCGCAGCGATTGATGCTGACCGAAGCGATGCAAGCAGCGGATGCTGCTTTTTTGGTTGGTTATGAAAGCCCATCGCAGTTTAGCCGTGAGTATGCGAGATTATATGGCAAGCCACCAATGCAAAATATTCAGGATATGCGCAATCTACTAGCGGATACGCAGGTATCTGTGAAATAA
- a CDS encoding GTP pyrophosphokinase, whose translation MNNQMEQLKHIRQNVIRFMMMYEFALKELETKIEILNDEFLSLHEYNPIEHTKSRVKSPDSILKKIQRKGGVQSLEDIRERVRDIAGLRITCSFTEDIYWVCDMLKNQSDIEIIEIKDYIRNPKPNGYRSLHMIIQVPVFMSDRQESVYVEVQIRTIAMDFWASLEHKIFYKYEGSVPEQLTNELKDAADSATALDLKMEKLRHEIESIKHADEIDDEYELMQQLTGEQGLQIPEALLRLTGGFVDKK comes from the coding sequence ATGAATAATCAAATGGAGCAATTAAAACATATTCGCCAGAACGTCATCCGTTTTATGATGATGTATGAATTTGCACTAAAAGAGCTAGAAACGAAAATCGAAATTCTGAACGATGAGTTTCTGTCTCTGCACGAATACAATCCGATTGAGCATACCAAGTCACGAGTCAAATCGCCAGATAGTATTTTGAAGAAGATCCAGCGTAAAGGCGGCGTGCAGAGTCTGGAAGATATCCGCGAGCGTGTACGTGATATTGCCGGGCTGCGTATTACGTGCTCATTTACCGAGGACATTTACTGGGTATGCGATATGTTAAAAAATCAGTCCGACATCGAAATCATCGAGATCAAGGACTACATTCGCAATCCGAAGCCGAATGGCTACCGTAGTCTTCATATGATCATTCAAGTGCCTGTATTCATGTCCGATCGTCAGGAATCGGTGTATGTGGAAGTTCAGATTCGTACGATTGCGATGGACTTCTGGGCAAGCTTGGAGCATAAAATCTTTTACAAATACGAAGGCTCTGTGCCAGAGCAGCTGACCAACGAGCTGAAGGATGCTGCTGATTCCGCCACTGCGCTGGATCTAAAAATGGAGAAGCTGCGCCATGAGATCGAATCGATTAAGCATGCAGATGAAATCGACGACGAGTATGAGCTTATGCAGCAGTTGACTGGAGAACAAGGCTTACAGATTCCAGAAGCATTGCTGCGCTTGACAGGCGGATTTGTCGATAAGAAGTAA
- a CDS encoding glycosyl hydrolase family 18 protein, protein MNRKTSLILALLLGIAMIGTAVVWATSAPNRTTIPASSASSTSPYAQASPLVLGYYTEASAQAFTNYHPYMNQLSTDTLNTDAEGNLIGTTPRQAIQQARQWHMSTFALVSNYGETDWDPHAAHEVMTHPSARKKLIAGLLQTVKQNRYTGVNLDFESLVPEDRDALSAFVRDTAKVMKKNGFQTMVSIPAKQQDDLKDSWAGAYDYAAIGKAVDWLQVMTYDEHGTWSEPGSSAGRDWIQASLAFAVKEVPARKILMGLPAYGNDWNVKQTASGEYADNTMVPWKATTSLLAKYHTTGTRDQASGSMVAHYTDTNGEPHEVWYEDATSIRQKAKLVQNYHLAGVSMYAIGMENEDFWKAVQAGLQQ, encoded by the coding sequence ATGAATAGAAAAACCAGTCTTATATTGGCGCTGCTGCTTGGTATCGCCATGATCGGCACCGCTGTTGTATGGGCTACCAGTGCGCCAAACCGTACGACTATACCTGCATCGTCTGCATCATCGACTTCGCCATATGCGCAGGCTTCACCGCTTGTGCTTGGTTATTATACAGAAGCTTCAGCGCAAGCTTTTACCAACTATCATCCATATATGAATCAGCTCTCTACGGATACACTAAATACGGATGCCGAAGGAAACCTGATCGGAACAACGCCTCGTCAAGCGATTCAACAGGCAAGGCAGTGGCATATGAGCACATTTGCATTGGTGTCCAACTATGGCGAAACCGACTGGGACCCACATGCCGCACATGAGGTAATGACCCATCCTTCTGCGCGTAAGAAGCTAATTGCCGGTCTATTACAAACAGTAAAGCAAAATCGCTACACGGGTGTCAATCTGGACTTTGAATCATTAGTACCGGAAGATCGTGACGCATTGAGCGCCTTTGTACGTGATACAGCCAAGGTGATGAAGAAGAACGGATTCCAAACAATGGTATCTATACCCGCCAAGCAGCAGGATGATCTAAAAGATAGTTGGGCTGGCGCTTACGATTATGCGGCGATTGGCAAAGCAGTCGATTGGCTACAAGTGATGACGTACGATGAGCATGGAACATGGAGTGAGCCCGGCTCGTCCGCAGGCAGAGATTGGATACAGGCTTCCCTTGCGTTTGCGGTGAAAGAAGTACCTGCCCGCAAAATATTGATGGGATTACCTGCTTACGGTAATGATTGGAATGTAAAACAGACCGCATCTGGGGAGTATGCGGATAATACTATGGTTCCATGGAAAGCTACAACATCCCTACTGGCAAAATATCATACAACCGGAACACGTGATCAGGCATCCGGCTCTATGGTGGCGCATTATACGGATACCAATGGAGAGCCACATGAAGTCTGGTACGAGGATGCAACCAGCATCAGGCAAAAAGCAAAGCTCGTTCAAAACTACCATCTGGCTGGTGTGTCCATGTACGCAATTGGCATGGAGAATGAGGATTTCTGGAAAGCAGTGCAGGCAGGCTTGCAACAGTAA
- a CDS encoding SDR family oxidoreductase, translating to MEATKTAIVTGASRGIGRQIAIQLAQSGINVIVNYASSSAKAEEVVTLIRNAGGEATAIQADISKVSEVERLFNETLQQYGAVDILINNAGTMNMATLDTVTEEEFDQHMALNVKGTYFACQQAMQHMREGGTIINFSTSVSGAMLPGYSLYGATKGAVEQLTRQLAKEFGPKGITINSIAPGQVATDLFLNGKSDELVESYRRMNAFGRLGEPEDIANAVELLVSDKSRWITGQTIRVNGGFN from the coding sequence ATGGAAGCAACAAAAACAGCCATTGTAACCGGAGCATCACGCGGCATTGGTCGCCAAATCGCTATTCAATTGGCACAGTCGGGCATAAACGTCATCGTTAACTACGCATCCAGCAGCGCCAAAGCCGAAGAAGTCGTCACCTTGATCCGCAATGCTGGCGGTGAAGCGACAGCGATTCAAGCCGATATAAGCAAAGTCAGTGAAGTGGAGCGACTATTTAACGAAACTCTCCAACAGTACGGAGCTGTTGATATTTTGATTAATAATGCTGGAACGATGAATATGGCAACGCTCGATACAGTCACAGAAGAGGAATTTGATCAGCATATGGCACTGAATGTCAAAGGAACGTATTTTGCTTGCCAACAAGCGATGCAGCATATGCGCGAGGGCGGTACTATTATTAACTTCTCCACATCGGTATCAGGAGCAATGCTGCCAGGATATAGCTTGTATGGCGCAACCAAAGGTGCAGTCGAGCAGCTGACACGTCAACTCGCCAAAGAATTCGGACCGAAGGGCATTACGATTAACAGCATCGCTCCGGGACAGGTAGCGACCGATCTGTTCTTAAATGGCAAATCTGACGAGCTAGTGGAGTCATATCGACGGATGAATGCGTTTGGTCGATTAGGAGAGCCTGAGGATATTGCTAATGCGGTAGAACTACTAGTTAGCGACAAGTCTCGCTGGATTACTGGGCAAACTATTCGTGTGAATGGTGGATTTAACTGA
- a CDS encoding Dabb family protein produces MSTIKHMVTFSLHTGKDNEQADAFLNMSKQELTEIPGVQQFEVFRQTSGKNDHDYMFSMVFADQAAYDAYNQHPVHVKYVKERWEKEVRAFQEIDVVLYEQNA; encoded by the coding sequence ATGAGTACAATCAAGCATATGGTGACATTCTCGCTTCATACTGGTAAGGATAACGAGCAAGCAGACGCATTCCTGAATATGAGCAAGCAGGAGCTCACAGAGATCCCCGGTGTTCAGCAATTCGAGGTCTTCCGACAGACTAGTGGCAAAAATGACCATGATTACATGTTCTCCATGGTATTCGCTGATCAAGCTGCATATGACGCGTACAATCAACATCCGGTGCATGTGAAGTATGTAAAAGAGCGCTGGGAAAAGGAAGTTCGCGCGTTTCAGGAAATTGATGTGGTACTATACGAACAAAACGCTTAA
- a CDS encoding AraC family transcriptional regulator gives MFHGNWFWYEHRKTSTESFHNVFHAHSQMELTYVHEGRGQLISDKATYYIQPGTLLVFPPFQLHHVQIQVTEEQPFIRSVLAFEAAPVYKYLNDFPSLRSFFQRLVLNQIHVQPVLAMDEYDPLVALMQQFREGMEHITEMELEEHIGLFLLGLIYQLRQRPQEHSAFAKKQHQHVEDIIQWIEQHYMETFRLEHVANELHLSSYHMAHLFKEATGTTIGMYTRATRIRHACSLLRKSNLPLSEVGYRVGLPNPSYFSKLFSDMMGVTPLAYRQRLMK, from the coding sequence ATGTTTCATGGCAACTGGTTCTGGTATGAGCATCGCAAAACATCAACCGAATCTTTTCACAACGTGTTCCATGCGCATTCGCAGATGGAATTGACCTATGTGCATGAGGGTAGAGGGCAACTAATCAGCGATAAAGCAACGTATTATATTCAGCCGGGGACACTTCTTGTATTCCCGCCGTTTCAGCTGCATCATGTGCAGATACAGGTGACGGAAGAGCAGCCGTTTATCCGAAGTGTGCTGGCATTTGAAGCTGCGCCAGTGTACAAATATTTGAATGATTTTCCGAGTCTACGCAGCTTTTTTCAACGGTTGGTTCTGAATCAGATCCATGTGCAACCAGTGCTGGCGATGGATGAATACGATCCGCTGGTGGCACTGATGCAGCAATTTCGTGAGGGAATGGAGCATATCACGGAGATGGAATTGGAGGAGCATATCGGTCTTTTCCTGCTTGGACTGATCTATCAACTACGTCAGCGTCCGCAAGAACATTCCGCCTTTGCTAAAAAGCAGCATCAGCATGTGGAGGATATCATTCAATGGATTGAACAACACTATATGGAAACTTTTCGTTTGGAGCATGTGGCTAATGAGCTACATCTGTCGTCGTATCATATGGCTCATTTGTTCAAAGAGGCAACCGGCACGACGATTGGCATGTATACGCGCGCAACCCGCATTCGTCATGCGTGTTCATTGCTGCGCAAATCCAATCTACCTCTGTCTGAAGTGGGCTATCGGGTAGGGCTACCGAATCCATCGTATTTCAGTAAATTATTCAGTGATATGATGGGAGTCACGCCGTTAGCCTATCGTCAGCGATTGATGAAATAG
- a CDS encoding Gfo/Idh/MocA family protein — MLNVAIIGAGAISRAHIEAYLTFTDRCTIVAVADMYENKAQTRIDEYQLHAATAYSDYTALLDQSIDLISICTPPHTHADLAVHCLQAGKHVLLEKPMASSLEECDAILQATEQSGKLLSVVSQNRFRTPMMKLKSVLDSGMIGRIAHVQVDSYWWRGHNYYDLWWRGTWESEGGGCTLNHAVHHIDALLWMMGSPTKLHAFMSNTMHDNAEVEDISIAMVTFENGGLGQITSSVVHHGEQQQLIFQGEHARVSAPWELVCSRSLPNGFPEPHSTLAADIQTYYDSLPELRYEGHTGQIDHMLSAIEQGTPLLIDGHSGRDTLELIIGIYKSASTGTTVTFPIAMDDPFYTRQGIREHVPYFYEKTASVENFQDQVITTGSNLK, encoded by the coding sequence ATGCTAAATGTAGCCATCATCGGTGCCGGGGCGATCAGTAGAGCTCATATCGAAGCGTATCTCACCTTTACAGATCGATGCACCATTGTTGCTGTCGCGGATATGTATGAAAACAAGGCACAAACACGAATCGACGAATATCAGCTGCACGCTGCAACTGCCTATAGTGATTATACTGCATTACTAGATCAATCTATTGATCTGATCTCCATCTGCACACCTCCGCATACGCATGCCGATCTTGCTGTCCACTGCCTACAGGCAGGCAAACACGTACTACTGGAAAAGCCTATGGCTTCTTCATTAGAGGAATGTGATGCTATTTTGCAGGCGACCGAACAGAGCGGTAAGCTGCTCTCCGTCGTCAGCCAAAATCGCTTTCGTACACCAATGATGAAATTGAAATCCGTGCTCGACAGCGGAATGATCGGTCGTATCGCCCATGTACAGGTGGATTCCTACTGGTGGCGTGGACATAATTACTATGATCTGTGGTGGCGCGGCACATGGGAAAGCGAAGGCGGCGGCTGTACGCTGAATCATGCCGTTCACCATATCGATGCTCTGTTATGGATGATGGGTTCGCCAACTAAGCTGCATGCGTTTATGAGCAACACGATGCACGATAACGCTGAGGTTGAGGATATATCCATCGCGATGGTAACATTTGAAAATGGCGGTCTTGGACAGATCACAAGCTCTGTTGTTCATCATGGAGAACAGCAGCAATTGATTTTTCAAGGTGAGCATGCTCGCGTCTCTGCGCCATGGGAATTGGTATGTTCCCGTTCACTGCCTAACGGATTCCCTGAGCCGCATTCCACTCTTGCTGCCGATATTCAGACGTATTATGATTCTCTGCCGGAACTGCGGTATGAAGGGCATACTGGTCAAATCGATCATATGCTATCCGCTATCGAACAAGGCACGCCGCTGCTGATCGATGGACATAGCGGTCGAGATACGCTGGAATTGATCATCGGCATTTACAAATCAGCAAGCACAGGCACTACCGTCACATTTCCGATTGCTATGGACGATCCCTTTTATACGCGTCAAGGTATTCGAGAGCATGTTCCATACTTTTATGAGAAAACAGCTTCTGTTGAGAATTTTCAGGATCAGGTTATTACTACAGGCAGCAATTTAAAATAA